The following are from one region of the Vibrio parahaemolyticus genome:
- a CDS encoding DUF3319 domain-containing protein: protein MAISNYRGFNLQSGGPDGSIWKVKIKNHVLQGSLTAVKKSIDWWCDTASIIDPKEFASLGQRAHPTGGVQSEVFNGYTIKNDTGEPNGWYCMFNGKLIKGGKAAIQRHIEAYLVAKQKAMQAQAQQQKK, encoded by the coding sequence ATGGCAATTTCAAATTATAGAGGTTTTAACCTGCAGTCAGGCGGACCCGATGGCAGTATTTGGAAGGTTAAAATCAAAAACCACGTTTTACAAGGCAGTTTGACGGCGGTGAAAAAGAGCATTGATTGGTGGTGTGACACAGCATCAATCATTGACCCGAAAGAATTCGCGTCTCTTGGACAAAGAGCACACCCAACAGGTGGTGTTCAATCAGAAGTTTTTAACGGCTATACCATTAAAAACGACACTGGTGAACCAAACGGTTGGTACTGTATGTTTAATGGTAAACTCATTAAAGGTGGCAAAGCTGCTATTCAACGACACATCGAAGCTTATTTAGTTGCAAAGCAGAAAGCGATGCAAGCACAGGCACAACAGCAAAAGAAATAA
- a CDS encoding bifunctional acetate--CoA ligase family protein/GNAT family N-acetyltransferase — protein sequence MNKLHKLFKPSSVAVIGASQKELRAGQVVMRNLLQSGFDGAIMPVTPRYKAVSGVIAYRDVASLPYTPDIAILCTNASRNEQLLTELDERGTPFAIVISDDAQTLDLSSLNIRVLGPNSLGIILPWHNFNCTFSPVAAKPGKIAFISQSAAVCTTVLDWANDKNIGFSSFISIGRGQDIDFADLLDYLSMDGNTEAILLYVDSIQDARRFMSAARAASRNRRILVLKAGRSKEMNTFEQQDGDTLDVIYDSAIRRTGMLRVSNTHELFAAVETLTHSVPLRGERLAIITNGGGPAVMAVDTLVERGGNLATLDEVTTDQLRAILPSNWRGVNPIDLSGDATKKRYVDAINAVMNNDCADAILIMHSPSAVSDSYETALAVIEAIKNHPRHKHFNVLTNWSGEQTSRDARLAFTQAGIPTYRTPESAVVAYMHLVEYRRNQKQLMETPTTAEPLHSGSVNSAKEWVDERLLDKNTVTLDTHQTSPLFKLFGFNVLPTWIASDEIEAVHMAENIGYPVAVKLRSPDIPHKSDVHGVALNLRNSREVSNAAQSILDTVKFSYPSANVHGLLVQGMAKLGSAEELRISIAVDKVFGPVILLGQGGSEWNIAQDAVAALPPLNMTLARYLVVVALKSGKIRLQKHKDALDITELSKFLVRISQMAVELPEIQRLDIHPVLVSGDDLTILDADVTLCKYEGDAQKRLAIRPFPAEFVETVTLRDGQPILLRPILPEDEPLHAQFINSVSKEDLYKRFFSEVGEFNHEALANFTQIDYDREMAFVAVAFDKSGPSIIGVARALITPDNSDAEFAILVRSDLKGKGLGKILMEKIISYCKIKGTKQMSGMTMPTNRGMLMLAQRLGFEVDVQFADGTADMVLPLN from the coding sequence ATGAATAAACTACATAAGCTCTTTAAACCTAGTTCCGTAGCGGTAATTGGCGCCTCTCAAAAAGAACTCCGTGCAGGCCAAGTCGTTATGCGGAATCTTCTGCAAAGTGGGTTTGACGGTGCAATCATGCCCGTTACCCCAAGGTATAAAGCGGTATCGGGCGTCATTGCCTATCGCGATGTTGCTTCCCTGCCCTATACGCCGGATATCGCTATTCTCTGTACTAATGCTTCGCGAAATGAACAACTTCTCACAGAGCTGGATGAGCGTGGTACTCCATTCGCGATAGTAATTTCTGATGATGCACAAACGCTAGATTTGTCATCTCTTAATATTCGGGTTCTTGGACCAAACAGTCTTGGAATTATCTTACCTTGGCATAATTTCAATTGTACGTTTTCGCCTGTCGCAGCAAAGCCGGGAAAGATTGCTTTTATCTCTCAATCGGCTGCCGTTTGTACCACGGTTTTAGATTGGGCTAACGACAAAAATATCGGTTTTTCTTCATTTATCTCGATTGGTCGTGGACAAGATATTGATTTTGCAGATTTGCTCGATTATTTGAGTATGGATGGTAATACCGAAGCAATATTGTTGTATGTCGACTCCATTCAAGATGCCCGACGATTTATGTCCGCAGCCCGCGCCGCTTCTCGCAATCGTCGTATATTGGTGTTGAAAGCTGGTCGTTCAAAAGAAATGAATACGTTCGAGCAGCAAGATGGCGATACGCTCGATGTAATTTATGACTCTGCGATACGAAGAACGGGTATGCTGCGTGTTAGCAATACGCATGAGTTATTTGCTGCGGTAGAGACGCTGACGCACTCAGTTCCGTTGCGTGGAGAACGCTTAGCCATCATCACTAACGGTGGAGGCCCTGCCGTCATGGCAGTCGATACACTAGTTGAACGAGGTGGCAATTTAGCGACTCTGGACGAAGTAACAACCGATCAGCTCAGAGCCATTTTGCCGTCTAACTGGCGGGGTGTTAATCCGATAGATCTTTCCGGAGATGCAACGAAAAAACGCTACGTAGATGCGATCAATGCGGTAATGAATAATGATTGTGCTGATGCGATTTTGATTATGCACAGTCCTTCTGCTGTGTCTGATTCTTATGAAACGGCTTTGGCGGTTATTGAAGCCATCAAGAATCACCCTCGACATAAACATTTTAATGTCCTAACTAACTGGTCTGGGGAACAAACATCTCGAGATGCTCGACTGGCATTCACTCAAGCGGGGATACCTACCTATCGTACGCCGGAAAGCGCGGTCGTTGCGTACATGCACCTCGTTGAATACAGGCGAAACCAGAAACAGTTGATGGAAACGCCAACAACAGCAGAGCCGCTGCACTCAGGTAGCGTAAATTCTGCAAAAGAATGGGTAGATGAACGACTACTGGATAAAAACACAGTCACACTGGATACACACCAAACTAGCCCATTATTTAAGCTCTTTGGCTTTAATGTTTTGCCTACTTGGATAGCATCGGATGAAATCGAAGCAGTTCACATGGCAGAAAATATTGGCTACCCTGTCGCCGTGAAGCTACGCTCTCCTGATATTCCTCACAAATCAGACGTACACGGCGTGGCGCTTAATTTGAGAAATAGTCGAGAAGTTTCTAACGCTGCACAATCGATTTTAGATACCGTCAAATTCAGTTACCCATCTGCAAACGTACACGGCCTGCTAGTTCAAGGCATGGCGAAGCTTGGCAGCGCGGAGGAGTTGCGAATCAGTATCGCGGTCGACAAGGTATTTGGGCCTGTCATTTTACTTGGTCAAGGTGGATCTGAATGGAACATCGCTCAAGATGCGGTGGCCGCCCTTCCTCCTTTGAATATGACGCTTGCACGCTATTTAGTCGTGGTTGCATTAAAGTCCGGGAAGATCCGTCTTCAGAAACACAAAGATGCGCTCGATATTACTGAGCTTTCAAAATTCTTAGTTCGTATTTCGCAAATGGCGGTTGAGTTACCTGAAATACAAAGACTGGATATCCATCCAGTGCTGGTGTCTGGAGATGACTTAACCATACTTGATGCTGATGTGACGCTTTGCAAATATGAAGGTGACGCGCAAAAACGACTGGCTATTCGCCCTTTCCCTGCTGAATTTGTTGAAACTGTGACACTGCGTGATGGTCAACCAATCCTTCTTCGTCCAATTCTTCCTGAAGATGAGCCACTCCACGCTCAGTTCATCAATAGTGTATCTAAAGAAGATCTCTATAAACGGTTCTTCTCAGAGGTTGGTGAGTTCAATCACGAAGCTTTAGCTAATTTTACTCAAATTGACTACGACCGAGAGATGGCCTTTGTCGCAGTAGCATTCGATAAAAGTGGACCTTCGATCATTGGTGTCGCGCGTGCGCTGATCACGCCAGACAATAGTGATGCTGAATTTGCGATTTTGGTTCGCTCAGATTTGAAAGGAAAAGGATTAGGAAAAATCTTGATGGAGAAGATCATCAGCTATTGCAAAATTAAAGGCACGAAACAAATGTCAGGTATGACGATGCCTACCAATCGAGGGATGCTGATGCTTGCTCAACGTTTGGGGTTTGAAGTTGATGTCCAGTTTGCTGATGGTACGGCAGATATGGTGCTACCTTTAAATTAA
- a CDS encoding LysR family transcriptional regulator: protein MQSPITLEALHILDAIDRRGSFAAAANELDRAPSSLSYQIQKLEQDLDINIFDRSGHKALFTEAGKLILERGRAILQASEKLVNDATLLANGWELDITVAFDGIIPVSNFFPMVDALAEVSSTRIRLQEEILAGSWESLNTGRADLLVCPSLDTLPQEVKAEKIGKMSMIWVAATEHYVHKRSGEFDDSAREKYRIIAIADTAREQPALSINIIQKQPRLTVTNFTAKVEALTAGLGIGTLPRQIALPLIEKGVLKQIEGTEEQPMDIILAWRRNTMGEAKSWCIQYLKKNWKLK, encoded by the coding sequence GTGCAGAGCCCTATCACTTTAGAAGCGCTCCATATCTTGGATGCGATAGATCGCAGAGGCAGCTTTGCGGCAGCGGCAAATGAGCTCGATAGAGCACCATCTTCACTGAGTTACCAAATCCAAAAGCTCGAACAAGATCTCGACATCAATATTTTTGACCGTTCAGGACACAAAGCGCTCTTTACGGAGGCGGGTAAGCTCATTTTGGAAAGAGGGCGTGCAATTCTGCAAGCGAGTGAAAAGTTAGTGAATGATGCGACTTTGCTTGCTAACGGTTGGGAGTTGGATATTACTGTTGCGTTTGATGGCATCATTCCAGTTTCAAACTTCTTTCCGATGGTGGATGCGCTGGCGGAAGTAAGCTCGACACGCATTAGGCTGCAAGAAGAAATTCTTGCAGGAAGCTGGGAATCTCTGAATACAGGAAGAGCCGATCTGCTTGTGTGCCCTTCGTTGGATACGTTACCGCAAGAAGTGAAAGCAGAGAAAATTGGCAAGATGTCCATGATTTGGGTTGCGGCAACCGAGCATTACGTTCACAAACGCAGTGGCGAGTTTGATGATTCAGCAAGAGAGAAATACCGAATTATTGCCATTGCAGACACCGCGCGCGAACAGCCAGCACTTTCGATAAACATCATTCAAAAGCAACCTAGACTCACTGTTACTAACTTTACAGCAAAAGTAGAAGCATTAACCGCAGGCTTAGGGATTGGTACCTTACCTAGACAAATCGCGCTACCGTTAATAGAAAAAGGCGTACTCAAACAAATTGAAGGCACAGAAGAACAGCCGATGGATATCATTCTAGCGTGGAGAAGAAACACCATGGGTGAAGCGAAATCTTGGTGCATTCAGTATCTGAAGAAGAATTGGAAACTAAAGTAA
- a CDS encoding LysR family transcriptional regulator: MEWLNSELINFAAICKHLSLTEAAKELGKSKAQVSRQLAMLETALGVTLVHRTTRKLVLTDHGKSISPLALETLSKLQELNYRARSLSDCISGKFKITMPNSIASSIFGSILRKLQERYPAVIFEISSSNKVENLLESNVDIAIRLNDVVDDNLIAHKVGNYNDVLISNNSNEKSSTLLIYKNHSNKEEIRKRYCDVIEVDNTSILLNFVEQGVGLGVIPNYLLKGSSHQELLKVTHTYSTEKSMYVAYPYQNPLPRKLAEISSFIRLELTAILGEK; the protein is encoded by the coding sequence ATGGAATGGCTCAATAGCGAACTCATCAACTTCGCGGCAATATGCAAACACCTCTCTTTAACTGAAGCAGCTAAGGAACTTGGAAAATCAAAGGCTCAAGTCAGTCGTCAACTCGCGATGCTTGAAACTGCTTTAGGCGTAACATTGGTGCATAGAACGACTCGAAAGCTCGTCTTAACTGACCATGGGAAAAGTATTAGTCCTCTGGCTCTTGAAACATTAAGTAAGCTACAAGAACTAAACTATAGAGCCAGATCACTGAGTGACTGTATTAGCGGTAAATTCAAGATAACAATGCCAAACTCTATAGCTTCATCAATTTTCGGCAGTATTTTGAGAAAATTACAAGAGAGATACCCTGCGGTAATTTTTGAAATTTCGTCTAGTAATAAGGTCGAGAATTTATTAGAAAGCAATGTTGATATTGCAATAAGACTAAATGATGTTGTTGATGATAATTTAATTGCGCATAAAGTTGGGAATTATAATGATGTTCTAATTTCTAACAACAGCAATGAAAAAAGTAGCACTCTTCTTATATATAAAAATCATTCGAATAAGGAAGAAATAAGAAAAAGGTATTGTGATGTGATAGAGGTCGATAATACATCAATTTTATTGAACTTTGTTGAGCAAGGTGTGGGATTGGGCGTAATACCCAACTACCTGTTAAAAGGCAGTAGTCATCAAGAACTTTTAAAAGTTACCCATACATACAGCACAGAAAAGTCAATGTATGTCGCCTACCCCTATCAAAATCCATTACCGAGAAAGCTGGCCGAAATTTCATCTTTCATAAGGTTAGAGCTCACAGCGATCTTAGGGGAAAAGTAA
- a CDS encoding SPOR domain-containing protein gives MKKIAIIGLSVLLSACVSETYITDVTSESYREDYKSDAVSKPIMASESAVVEQDVKPEVVKMTAKPEEKKVVKLTPKEQVKPVKIVPPSKKQAGIQRFGYTIQVVAVGSQAKVDQFANKLPQNGQPIWENYKVVNGTKWFSVLYGDYATSAEAQQAISTLPTQFQQLKPFVKSIDAIKNSSFPTLNKLN, from the coding sequence ATGAAAAAAATCGCAATCATTGGCTTATCAGTCCTTCTTTCAGCTTGTGTTTCGGAAACTTACATCACAGATGTCACCTCCGAAAGCTACCGAGAAGACTACAAATCAGACGCAGTCTCTAAGCCTATAATGGCATCTGAAAGTGCAGTTGTAGAACAAGACGTTAAGCCTGAAGTCGTGAAAATGACGGCAAAGCCTGAAGAGAAAAAAGTGGTGAAACTCACACCAAAAGAGCAGGTAAAACCCGTTAAAATCGTCCCTCCGAGCAAGAAGCAAGCAGGTATTCAACGATTCGGTTACACCATCCAAGTAGTCGCCGTCGGTAGCCAAGCTAAAGTTGATCAATTTGCAAACAAACTGCCTCAAAATGGTCAGCCGATTTGGGAGAATTACAAAGTCGTCAACGGCACAAAGTGGTTCTCGGTTCTTTACGGTGACTACGCAACAAGCGCCGAAGCTCAACAAGCGATTTCAACGCTTCCAACTCAATTCCAACAGTTGAAGCCTTTTGTTAAAAGCATTGACGCAATTAAGAACTCATCATTTCCAACGCTTAACAAACTCAACTAA
- a CDS encoding TonB-dependent hemoglobin/transferrin/lactoferrin family receptor, which translates to MYNKSILSASILIALSQGAYAEDHSTFNEVVVTATRTNSQIEDTAASVAVVTDKNIEESMVTGLDDLFEYTPGVTVKTNSRQGVQSINIRGIEGNRIKVLVDGVSQGNQFESGNTFINSARVNVDTDLIKAVEIVKGAASSLHGSDAIGGIVAFETKDPADFLKGRNFGGHAKFNYSSEDNTLSESVALANKTGDLESLVAYTRRDGNELDNFGDLADASTEANNLLVKLQYQVNDAHRVEFNGNYIRNKGNGKQSYNGYTNATSEDVTEQYQVGIKHIWEMQTALADSLTWQLDWLNKEENGITDRVKGQNIQRKDYIYEDEGYQFDSQFDKYLSLGSTEHYFVYGASFSDKDIKNVNKEYNSANANKEIFYIPSASERRYGLFLQDEITVGNFTITPGVRWDAFETDPGETSSNPSGNAASDYKKFSDSAFTGRLGSVYKLNEQHRLFAQISQGFRAPDFQELYYSFGNPMHGYIFKPNPDLKAEDSISYEFGWRHNNDISSSEVSVFYSDYDNFIESKTVSGTGTPVTDPAIKQYVNIGKATIKGIEFSNQLSWNKFMPIEGFSSRVAAAYTEGEDGNNNPLNSVNPWNLVAGFNYDSEQNWGTTLTINYTASKHKSDINDDKVLPISAATVVDITAYYKPIKDLTLRAGLFNVTDEEYYNWNDVRDLQTENKDLTQAGRNWSITAKYEF; encoded by the coding sequence ATGTATAATAAATCAATTTTATCAGCCTCTATTCTAATTGCACTATCCCAAGGTGCCTACGCTGAAGACCATTCAACCTTCAATGAAGTGGTCGTGACTGCGACTCGTACTAATAGCCAAATCGAAGACACTGCTGCTTCTGTTGCCGTCGTTACTGATAAGAACATCGAAGAAAGCATGGTCACTGGCTTAGATGATCTCTTTGAGTACACGCCAGGAGTCACAGTTAAGACCAACTCGCGTCAAGGTGTCCAGAGTATCAATATTCGTGGTATCGAAGGTAACCGAATTAAGGTTCTTGTGGACGGCGTATCTCAAGGTAACCAGTTCGAATCAGGGAATACGTTCATTAACTCTGCTCGCGTTAACGTGGATACCGACCTAATAAAAGCGGTTGAAATTGTAAAAGGTGCAGCATCGTCTCTGCATGGTTCTGACGCAATTGGTGGCATTGTTGCATTTGAAACCAAAGATCCGGCTGATTTCCTTAAGGGTCGTAACTTTGGGGGCCATGCGAAGTTCAACTACTCTTCCGAAGACAATACACTCAGTGAATCTGTTGCACTAGCGAACAAAACTGGCGATTTGGAATCTCTAGTTGCCTATACGCGTCGCGACGGCAATGAACTGGATAACTTTGGAGATCTAGCAGATGCAAGTACTGAAGCGAACAACTTACTGGTTAAACTTCAGTACCAAGTCAATGATGCACATCGTGTTGAGTTCAATGGGAATTATATTCGCAACAAAGGCAACGGAAAGCAGTCTTACAACGGTTATACGAATGCAACAAGTGAAGATGTAACAGAGCAATATCAAGTTGGTATAAAACATATTTGGGAGATGCAAACGGCCCTAGCGGACTCCCTTACCTGGCAACTAGATTGGCTTAACAAAGAAGAAAACGGCATTACTGATCGTGTTAAAGGTCAGAATATCCAACGTAAAGACTACATCTACGAGGATGAAGGCTACCAGTTTGACTCACAGTTTGACAAATATCTCTCGCTTGGTAGTACAGAGCATTACTTTGTGTACGGTGCATCCTTTAGTGATAAAGACATTAAGAACGTCAACAAAGAGTACAACAGTGCAAACGCGAACAAAGAAATTTTCTATATTCCTTCTGCGAGTGAGCGTCGTTACGGGCTCTTTTTACAAGACGAGATTACGGTAGGTAACTTTACGATTACTCCAGGCGTACGGTGGGATGCATTTGAAACCGATCCAGGCGAAACAAGCAGCAACCCAAGTGGTAACGCGGCTAGCGACTACAAAAAGTTCTCTGATTCTGCATTTACAGGCCGCTTAGGTTCTGTTTATAAGCTTAATGAGCAACATCGTTTATTCGCGCAAATCAGCCAAGGTTTCCGTGCTCCAGATTTCCAGGAGTTGTACTACTCTTTCGGTAACCCAATGCATGGCTACATTTTTAAGCCAAATCCTGATTTAAAAGCAGAAGACAGCATTTCGTACGAGTTTGGTTGGCGACATAACAATGACATTTCTAGCAGTGAAGTGTCAGTTTTCTACAGCGACTACGACAACTTCATCGAAAGTAAAACCGTCTCTGGCACTGGGACGCCAGTGACTGACCCTGCGATTAAGCAGTACGTGAATATAGGCAAAGCGACAATTAAAGGTATTGAGTTTTCAAACCAACTTTCGTGGAACAAGTTCATGCCAATCGAAGGCTTTAGCTCTCGTGTAGCAGCGGCGTATACTGAAGGTGAAGATGGAAACAATAATCCACTAAACAGTGTTAACCCTTGGAACCTTGTCGCTGGTTTTAATTACGATTCAGAACAAAACTGGGGAACCACGTTAACCATTAACTACACAGCTTCTAAACATAAAAGCGACATAAATGACGATAAAGTGTTGCCTATCTCTGCTGCTACGGTTGTAGATATCACCGCGTACTACAAACCTATTAAAGATCTTACGTTGCGAGCAGGTCTGTTCAACGTGACAGATGAAGAGTACTACAATTGGAATGATGTGCGTGACCTTCAGACAGAGAACAAAGATCTGACTCAAGCTGGGCGGAACTGGTCAATTACAGCAAAATACGAGTTCTAA
- a CDS encoding D-alanine--D-alanine ligase, with protein sequence MIKNILLLCGGGSSEHEISLLSANFVEQQLNLIQNVKVTRVEIKNEGWVTDQGELVYLDLNTKQLCSNESNQTIDFIVPCIHGFPGETGDIQSLFEIAGIPYLGCGPEASSNSFNKITSKLWYDALDIPNTPYLFLTRNDEHAHRQAEQAFEKWGKVFVKAARQGSSVGCYSVAEKQAIAKAVNDAFGYSDQVLVEKAVKPRELEVAAYEMNGELHITKPGEVIAPDGAFYSYDEKYSSSSHSLTEVEAKNLTQEQIDKIRHASETVFKQMNLRHLSRIDFFLTEDNEIYLNEVNTFPGMTPISMFPKMLQNNGHKFHEFLEDCINSAK encoded by the coding sequence ATGATTAAAAATATTCTTCTATTATGCGGCGGCGGCTCTTCTGAACACGAAATTTCACTGTTGTCGGCTAACTTTGTTGAACAACAACTCAACCTAATTCAGAACGTCAAAGTCACTCGCGTAGAAATAAAAAATGAAGGTTGGGTTACAGATCAAGGCGAATTGGTTTACCTTGATTTAAACACCAAACAATTGTGCTCGAATGAGTCCAATCAAACGATCGACTTTATTGTGCCTTGTATTCACGGCTTTCCCGGCGAGACTGGTGACATTCAATCACTATTCGAAATTGCCGGTATCCCATACTTAGGATGTGGACCAGAAGCAAGCAGCAACAGTTTCAATAAAATCACATCAAAACTTTGGTACGACGCTTTAGACATTCCAAATACACCTTACTTATTCCTAACTCGCAATGATGAACACGCTCACAGACAAGCTGAACAAGCCTTTGAAAAGTGGGGAAAAGTGTTTGTTAAAGCTGCACGTCAGGGCTCGTCTGTTGGGTGTTACAGTGTAGCGGAAAAACAAGCTATCGCTAAAGCAGTAAACGATGCGTTTGGTTATTCAGATCAAGTACTTGTAGAGAAAGCGGTAAAACCTCGTGAGTTAGAAGTCGCAGCTTATGAAATGAACGGTGAACTGCACATCACTAAGCCAGGTGAAGTGATCGCACCCGATGGTGCATTTTACTCATACGATGAAAAATACAGCAGTTCAAGCCATTCATTAACAGAAGTAGAAGCGAAGAACCTGACTCAAGAACAGATCGATAAGATTCGTCATGCGTCAGAAACCGTATTCAAACAAATGAACCTTCGTCATTTGTCTCGCATCGACTTTTTCCTTACGGAAGATAACGAAATTTACTTGAATGAAGTGAATACATTCCCAGGAATGACGCCAATTTCAATGTTCCCAAAAATGCTTCAAAACAATGGTCACAAGTTCCATGAGTTTCTTGAAGATTGTATTAATAGTGCAAAGTGA
- the galE gene encoding UDP-glucose 4-epimerase GalE yields the protein MKVLVTGGMGYIGSHTCIQMIEAGMTPVILDNLYNSKSTVLERIEKVCDVKPTFIEADIRDKAALVEALKAHNIEAVIHFAGLKAVGESVEKPLEYYDNNVNGTLVLVDAMREAGVKSLVFSSSATVYGDPASVPITEDFPTSATNPYGRSKLMVEECLTDFQKANPDWSITLLRYFNPVGSHPTGELGEDPQGIPNNLMPFISQVAVGRREFLSVFGSDYPTKDGTGVRDYIHVMDLSDGHVAALEKVGSKAGLHIYNLGTGNGYSVLEMVKAFESACGKNVPYQLVERRPGDIAECWADPSKAMNELGWKASRTLEEMTGDTWRWQSNNPQGYPDA from the coding sequence ATGAAAGTACTTGTTACGGGTGGTATGGGCTACATTGGCAGCCACACTTGTATTCAAATGATCGAAGCTGGTATGACACCAGTTATTCTCGATAACCTATACAACAGCAAATCTACAGTCTTAGAGCGCATTGAAAAAGTATGTGACGTAAAGCCTACTTTTATCGAAGCGGATATTCGCGATAAGGCTGCGCTTGTTGAGGCACTAAAAGCGCACAATATTGAAGCCGTTATTCACTTTGCAGGCCTAAAAGCAGTCGGAGAATCAGTAGAAAAACCGCTTGAGTATTACGATAACAACGTAAATGGCACACTTGTTCTTGTGGACGCAATGCGTGAAGCAGGCGTGAAATCACTGGTATTTAGCTCATCTGCGACAGTTTATGGTGATCCTGCATCAGTGCCAATTACTGAGGACTTCCCAACTAGTGCGACTAACCCATACGGTCGTAGCAAGTTAATGGTAGAAGAGTGCTTAACTGACTTCCAAAAAGCGAATCCAGACTGGAGCATCACACTTCTTCGTTACTTCAACCCTGTTGGTTCGCACCCAACTGGTGAGTTAGGTGAGGACCCGCAAGGTATTCCAAACAACCTGATGCCATTTATTTCTCAAGTAGCGGTTGGTCGTCGCGAATTTCTATCTGTCTTCGGCAGTGACTACCCAACCAAAGATGGTACTGGTGTTCGTGATTACATTCACGTAATGGATCTATCAGATGGCCACGTTGCTGCGCTAGAAAAAGTCGGCAGTAAAGCTGGTTTGCACATCTACAACCTTGGTACCGGTAATGGTTACAGCGTTCTTGAAATGGTAAAAGCATTTGAAAGCGCGTGCGGTAAAAATGTGCCATACCAGCTGGTTGAACGTCGACCTGGTGACATTGCAGAATGTTGGGCAGATCCTTCAAAAGCAATGAATGAACTAGGCTGGAAAGCATCACGTACTCTTGAAGAGATGACAGGGGACACATGGCGCTGGCAATCAAATAACCCACAAGGTTACCCAGATGCATAG
- the yciH gene encoding stress response translation initiation inhibitor YciH yields MTLVYSTETGRIKPEEEKVARPKGDGIVRIQRQTKGRKGKGVCIVSGLDLDDAPLKLLAAELKKVCGCGGSVKDGTIEIQGDARDKIKTHLEKKGMTVKLAGG; encoded by the coding sequence ATGACCCTGGTATATTCAACAGAAACCGGACGCATTAAACCGGAAGAAGAAAAAGTAGCTCGTCCTAAAGGCGACGGTATTGTTCGTATTCAACGCCAAACCAAAGGCCGTAAAGGCAAAGGCGTTTGTATCGTTTCAGGATTAGACCTAGACGACGCGCCTTTGAAACTGCTCGCTGCAGAGCTTAAAAAAGTATGCGGTTGTGGCGGTTCAGTCAAAGATGGCACCATCGAAATTCAAGGTGACGCAAGAGATAAGATCAAAACACACCTTGAAAAGAAAGGCATGACAGTAAAACTAGCCGGTGGCTAA
- a CDS encoding universal stress protein, which produces MSYGHILVAVDLTDSSKKVIDKAVSLAKDEKSKLSLVYVDVDKIILELKEERKLQNALQKLADECDYEVHDSMVVIGDLHIKLSGIAKEVGIDLVVCGHHHSLLSRFFSSVPKLANAIEADLLVVYLDD; this is translated from the coding sequence ATGAGTTATGGACATATTTTGGTTGCGGTAGACCTTACTGATTCCAGCAAGAAAGTCATCGATAAAGCAGTTTCTTTAGCTAAAGATGAAAAAAGTAAGCTTTCCTTAGTCTATGTAGATGTCGATAAGATTATTCTAGAGTTGAAAGAAGAACGAAAGTTGCAGAATGCATTACAAAAGCTTGCTGACGAGTGTGATTACGAAGTCCATGACAGTATGGTTGTAATTGGTGATCTTCACATCAAGCTCTCCGGAATTGCGAAGGAAGTAGGGATAGATCTCGTTGTATGTGGCCATCATCATAGCTTGTTGAGTCGTTTCTTTTCTTCTGTCCCTAAGCTTGCGAACGCCATAGAAGCTGATTTGCTAGTCGTGTACTTAGATGATTAA
- a CDS encoding YoaH family protein, whose amino-acid sequence MFDDLPPISHKEQQEAVERIQELMAKGTSTAEAIKIVAEQIRAEYAAKQQDS is encoded by the coding sequence ATGTTTGACGATTTACCACCTATATCGCACAAAGAGCAGCAAGAAGCTGTAGAACGAATTCAAGAACTGATGGCAAAGGGCACAAGTACAGCCGAAGCGATCAAAATCGTGGCAGAGCAGATTCGCGCAGAATACGCAGCCAAACAACAAGACAGTTAA